From Sphingomonas bisphenolicum, one genomic window encodes:
- a CDS encoding UrcA family protein — MTRKTWVALAATMALALPGVASAGSNDMDVIVDGHAGTETRTLAVSVADLNLASTNGMRRADSRLVRASKQVCGWVNGSILPATDDYRSCFGSAIDGARSDLSTLAQRRS; from the coding sequence ATGACCAGAAAGACGTGGGTGGCGCTGGCCGCCACGATGGCCCTTGCGCTGCCCGGCGTGGCGAGCGCCGGCAGCAATGACATGGATGTGATCGTGGACGGCCATGCCGGCACGGAAACGCGCACTCTCGCCGTGTCGGTGGCCGACCTCAACCTCGCCAGCACCAACGGTATGCGCCGCGCCGATTCGCGCCTTGTCCGCGCCTCCAAGCAGGTGTGCGGCTGGGTCAACGGATCGATCCTGCCCGCGACCGACGATTATCGGAGCTGCTTCGGCAGTGCGATCGACGGCGCGCGCAGCGACCTCAGTACGCTGGCCCAGCGCCGGAGCTGA